One Rubinisphaera margarita DNA window includes the following coding sequences:
- a CDS encoding flagellar basal body-associated FliL family protein yields MATDAAEPNAPPAAEEAVAEKPAGTGFWLKLAAVGGLLMIVMILEFLMLYFFFGKSDPTQIDPNDPAILDAETLDDTETAEIDISPAFNCTNSLSHQGQAIHISFNLHVEVPSHLSDRFTEAKKNHKNRIRQSVITIIRSAAIEELNDPNLSMIKRQIREEINKILNQSYVTSVIITDYRKMEQ; encoded by the coding sequence ATGGCGACGGATGCTGCCGAACCGAACGCACCGCCTGCAGCTGAAGAGGCTGTCGCGGAAAAACCGGCAGGGACCGGCTTCTGGCTGAAACTCGCAGCGGTCGGCGGACTGCTGATGATTGTGATGATCCTTGAGTTTCTGATGCTGTACTTCTTCTTTGGGAAGTCAGACCCGACTCAGATCGATCCCAACGACCCTGCGATTCTCGACGCCGAAACACTCGACGACACCGAGACGGCTGAAATCGACATCTCTCCCGCGTTCAACTGCACAAACAGTCTGTCGCATCAGGGGCAGGCGATTCATATCTCGTTCAATCTGCACGTCGAAGTGCCTTCTCATTTGAGCGACCGGTTCACCGAGGCCAAGAAAAATCACAAAAACAGGATCCGGCAGTCGGTGATCACAATCATCCGCAGCGCCGCGATCGAGGAACTGAATGATCCGAACCTGAGCATGATCAAACGCCAGATTCGTGAAGAGATCAACAAGATCCTCAACCAGAGTTACGTGACCTCGGTCATCATTACTGACTATCGCAAGATGGAACAGTAG
- the fliN gene encoding flagellar motor switch protein FliN, which translates to MAENEDDLLDPSEIEALLKAAGGGDPETPAKDKKSGGGSGAILDPSDIDALLAEEDSSSGQGSHRTEDLLNEAEANLAAAIASDFGQGSKKRGDTSGATPFSLNNLHPIPGAEERGELNLLQDVELDLRIELGRAELQIEEVVSLKAGSVVPLDKLAGDPVDILVNGRLVARGEVLVLNDNFCVRVAEILAPQR; encoded by the coding sequence GTGGCTGAGAATGAAGACGACTTGCTCGATCCGAGCGAGATCGAAGCGCTGCTCAAGGCAGCCGGCGGCGGAGACCCCGAAACACCTGCCAAGGATAAGAAATCGGGCGGCGGTTCCGGTGCCATCCTCGATCCTTCCGACATCGACGCACTGCTCGCTGAGGAAGATTCGAGCTCCGGGCAGGGCAGTCATCGGACGGAAGATCTGCTCAACGAGGCCGAAGCCAATCTGGCCGCTGCCATTGCATCCGACTTTGGTCAGGGCTCGAAAAAGCGGGGTGACACATCGGGCGCAACGCCTTTCTCGCTGAATAATCTGCATCCGATTCCGGGAGCAGAGGAACGCGGCGAGCTCAATCTGCTGCAGGATGTCGAACTCGATTTGCGAATCGAGCTGGGACGAGCCGAGTTGCAGATTGAAGAAGTCGTCTCACTGAAGGCCGGCAGCGTGGTGCCGTTGGACAAACTGGCCGGGGATCCGGTTGATATTCTGGTCAACGGACGGCTGGTCGCACGGGGCGAAGTCCTCGTGCTGAACGATAATTTCTGCGTCCGCGTTGCCGAGATTCTCGCACCGCAGCGCTAA